A single Campylobacter hyointestinalis subsp. hyointestinalis DNA region contains:
- a CDS encoding DUF448 domain-containing protein: protein MNKNHKPIRMCVVCKGRFFQNELFKFASIDDEIIPNPKNTRSFYLCKNCMQKDRKELKKPLSRFSKNSVNLKEILIDGQY from the coding sequence ATGAACAAAAATCATAAACCGATAAGAATGTGCGTGGTTTGTAAGGGTAGATTCTTTCAAAATGAACTTTTTAAATTTGCTTCTATTGATGATGAGATAATACCAAATCCAAAAAATACAAGATCATTTTACTTGTGTAAAAACTGTATGCAAAAAGATAGAAAAGAACTAAAAAAGCCACTTTCAAGGTTTAGTAAAAATAGTGTAAATTTAAAGGAGATACTCATAGATGGCCAATATTAG
- the thrB gene encoding homoserine kinase codes for MKILTPATSANLGPGFDSLGLALKLYNEVVVSPQNFTSVSIVGEGSDKISLRKNNTFINIFNQIIFELTGKHSNFKFSFTNNIPFSRGLGSSSSVIVSAIALAYQISGFKVDRQQVLNRALEFENHPDNISPAVWGGFTANVVHKGVVYSHKMDLSSDLRAVVVIPNNAMSTKQSRGKLPKSYSMKDVVSNVSHAAYLTACFMSKDYANLKIASIDKMHEEIRMQGLNELFEVRELAYNNGALMSNLSGSGSSFLNLIYKDDANRLKDLLKQRFVDFKVEVFELDNNGFMIL; via the coding sequence TTGAAGATACTTACACCAGCTACGAGTGCAAATTTGGGTCCAGGATTTGACAGTCTTGGTTTAGCTTTAAAATTATATAATGAAGTTGTCGTTTCGCCACAAAACTTTACTTCTGTTTCCATAGTCGGCGAGGGAAGCGACAAGATAAGTCTTAGAAAAAATAATACGTTTATAAATATCTTCAATCAAATTATATTTGAACTTACAGGTAAACATTCAAATTTTAAGTTTTCTTTTACTAACAATATCCCGTTTTCCAGAGGCCTTGGTAGTAGCTCTTCTGTTATTGTAAGCGCAATAGCTTTGGCTTATCAAATTTCAGGATTTAAAGTAGATAGACAGCAAGTGCTAAATAGAGCTTTGGAATTTGAAAATCATCCAGACAATATCTCTCCGGCTGTTTGGGGTGGATTTACCGCAAATGTCGTTCATAAAGGTGTTGTGTATTCACACAAAATGGACTTAAGCTCAGATCTTCGAGCCGTAGTCGTGATACCAAATAACGCTATGAGTACAAAACAGTCCAGAGGAAAGCTACCAAAATCATACTCTATGAAAGACGTCGTTAGCAACGTATCTCACGCGGCTTATCTCACGGCTTGTTTTATGAGTAAAGATTATGCGAATTTAAAGATAGCAAGTATAGATAAGATGCACGAAGAGATCCGTATGCAAGGACTAAATGAGCTTTTTGAAGTCAGAGAGTTAGCCTACAACAACGGGGCCTTGATGAGCAATTTATCTGGTAGCGGTTCTAGTTTTTTAAATTTGATATACAAAGACGATGCAAATAGACTAAAAGATCTGTTAAAACAGAGATTTGTTGATTTTAAAGTTGAAGTTTTTGAGCTTGATAATAACGGATTTATGATACTCTAA
- a CDS encoding glycoprotease — protein sequence MGIYENDVLINTISSDDRASEALISILSQIGSKFKIKSITYANTPGSFMGLKVSYVVLKTYCIAKDCDFYAVSGFELNNYGAIRANKNMSFVYENGSVNLKKVMPAPFSLPSNLSNLNRSCDTLPNYIIDAI from the coding sequence GTGGGAATTTACGAAAATGATGTTTTAATAAATACTATATCAAGCGATGATAGAGCAAGCGAAGCTTTGATAAGCATTTTATCTCAGATCGGAAGCAAATTTAAGATCAAAAGCATAACTTATGCAAATACTCCTGGTAGTTTTATGGGTTTAAAAGTATCTTATGTCGTGCTTAAGACGTATTGTATTGCAAAAGATTGCGATTTTTACGCAGTTAGTGGCTTTGAGCTAAATAATTACGGTGCCATTAGAGCAAATAAAAATATGAGCTTCGTCTATGAAAACGGGAGCGTAAATTTAAAAAAAGTTATGCCAGCACCATTTAGCTTGCCTAGCAATTTATCAAATTTAAATAGAAGTTGTGATACACTCCCAAATTATATTATAGATGCGATTTAG
- the lpxC gene encoding UDP-3-O-acyl-N-acetylglucosamine deacetylase, giving the protein MKQTTIAKKVEGVGIGLHKGEPIKIILEPLEKDMGIVFYRSDLGTSFRAEPKNVINTQMATVVGNEKGYVSTIEHLLGAINGYGIDNIRIVLDANEVPVMDGSAISFCMMLDEAGIKELDGDKKVLVIKKDVEIKEGDKYVKVSPSKNPKFNYTIKFENPVIGKQSYTFEFSKQNFINEIARARTFGFLKDVQKLNAMGLALGGSLDNAVVIDDTHILNPEGLRFEDEFVRHKILDAIGDISLLGAPMVGDYEAYAGSHDLNHKLTKAILADEKNYEIVTIKEGLKEPEYAKAFA; this is encoded by the coding sequence TTGAAACAAACAACGATAGCAAAAAAGGTCGAGGGAGTAGGTATCGGTTTGCATAAAGGTGAGCCGATCAAGATCATACTCGAACCGTTAGAAAAAGATATGGGTATAGTTTTTTATAGAAGCGATTTGGGGACTAGCTTTAGAGCTGAGCCAAAAAATGTTATAAATACGCAAATGGCGACTGTAGTTGGAAATGAAAAAGGCTACGTTTCTACTATAGAACATCTTCTTGGAGCCATAAATGGCTATGGGATAGACAATATCCGAATAGTTTTAGACGCAAACGAAGTACCTGTTATGGACGGAAGCGCGATAAGCTTTTGTATGATGCTAGATGAAGCTGGGATCAAGGAGCTTGATGGCGATAAAAAAGTTCTTGTGATAAAAAAAGACGTTGAGATAAAAGAGGGCGATAAATACGTAAAAGTAAGTCCTAGCAAAAATCCTAAATTTAACTATACCATCAAATTTGAAAATCCAGTTATCGGAAAGCAAAGCTATACGTTTGAGTTTAGCAAACAAAACTTTATCAATGAAATAGCACGCGCTAGAACTTTTGGATTTTTAAAAGACGTTCAAAAATTAAACGCTATGGGGCTAGCGCTTGGCGGAAGCTTGGATAATGCTGTTGTTATCGATGATACGCATATCTTAAATCCAGAGGGGCTTAGATTTGAAGATGAGTTTGTTCGCCATAAAATTCTTGACGCGATAGGAGATATAAGCTTGCTTGGAGCACCTATGGTTGGGGATTATGAGGCTTATGCAGGAAGTCATGATCTTAACCATAAGCTAACAAAAGCTATCTTAGCTGATGAAAAAAACTATGAGATAGTTACCATAAAAGAAGGGCTTAAAGAACCAGAATACGCAAAGGCTTTTGCATAA
- a CDS encoding PhzF family isomerase — protein MKKYRIYQVDSFTTQKLYGNPAGVVINADGLSDEQMQRIARELNNSETAFILSPKDESHDVWVRFFTPTSEVPICGHATIAAHYARAIELGLDSTKVVQKTGAGNLLVDINRCGDDYSIVMTQGKIQIGEPFSWQIVQKLIKALGIKSDDLNSKCPVCIASTGHSKVMIAINSNSVLHSLKPNFELLISLSKEIGCNGYYVFTLDPNAEILVHGRMFAPAIGINEDPVTGNANGPLGAYLVHYGLFGNNDFQSFKFKAMQGEAIGRTGVMEVNVTKDGTKPTLVQITGRAVIAFSAELLI, from the coding sequence ATGAAGAAATACCGCATTTATCAAGTCGATTCGTTCACTACTCAAAAGCTTTATGGCAATCCAGCTGGAGTAGTGATAAACGCCGATGGACTTAGCGATGAGCAGATGCAGCGTATAGCAAGAGAGCTAAATAACTCAGAAACCGCATTTATTCTGTCCCCTAAAGATGAGAGTCATGATGTTTGGGTACGCTTTTTTACTCCGACAAGCGAAGTTCCTATATGTGGTCACGCTACTATAGCCGCTCATTACGCTAGAGCTATAGAGCTTGGACTAGACTCTACTAAAGTAGTGCAAAAAACAGGCGCCGGAAACCTTCTTGTAGATATAAACAGATGCGGCGATGATTATTCTATAGTGATGACTCAAGGTAAAATCCAAATCGGCGAACCTTTTTCTTGGCAGATCGTACAAAAGCTTATCAAAGCACTTGGTATCAAGAGTGATGATCTAAACTCAAAATGTCCGGTTTGCATCGCATCTACAGGGCATTCAAAAGTAATGATAGCTATAAATTCAAACTCTGTTTTACACTCTTTAAAACCGAATTTCGAACTTTTGATATCGCTTAGCAAAGAGATAGGTTGCAATGGGTATTATGTTTTTACACTAGATCCAAATGCTGAAATTCTAGTGCATGGACGTATGTTTGCTCCTGCGATAGGGATAAATGAAGACCCTGTAACAGGAAATGCAAATGGACCTTTAGGGGCGTACCTTGTGCATTATGGTCTATTTGGAAACAACGATTTTCAAAGTTTTAAATTTAAAGCTATGCAAGGCGAAGCGATAGGACGCACAGGCGTGATGGAAGTAAATGTAACTAAAGACGGCACTAAACCGACTCTTGTACAGATAACAGGAAGAGCGGTAATTGCTTTTAGCGCGGAATTATTGATCTAA